The following is a genomic window from Calliphora vicina chromosome 5, idCalVici1.1, whole genome shotgun sequence.
actagttccaacacaatgcatagcatgagtaggggtcatcccctgagtgctggtccaacaAACAGTGAATTTTTCGGAATGTACTGgatgctcttggatctcatgtggttggctatcgtcccaaatttgacaattttgaaCTGTGTCTCATAGCTGAAGAAACCACATATCGTTGGTGTCCACATTATCCAATTCAGAGCTCGCTTTTGACGGTGATGGCCTTGCCAACGGCGTTCTTAAAGAAGCAAACAGTGAATTTTTCGGGATGTATTGGACGCTCTTGGCTCTCATGTGTATtgatatcgtcccaaattcaacaattttgtttgtcggttcaaccaaaaaaaaaaacaattccaacACAAAACCATACTCTATGATGTTTCAAATTCCTCCTagacttaaaattttacaaatgaaaTCAACTTTGATTTCACTTTACTCACATGAAATGTTCTCAAAGGAAATTCCGGGTACTGAATATATATTCACATGGAATCCTGATcgaattcttaaataaataaaattttcatcattCCCATATTAGTATGATTGACATACTAATAATAAAGtacattaaattataaaaaaaatattcatttggtTAGAGTTAGGTCTCGATTCATATCAGACTATCTCATGGATCGTACTCGACTAATAGTTAGAAATGAGATCTCTTGAAATGAAttcaatattatttgaaatgtttCTTCATACAGAATTAATAAGAATTTAGCCATAATTGGTCATTATGCTAATTCTactaattgtaaaattttactctACGATCATAGATACGATCATTTTCAAAAGAATCAACATCTCAACCGATTCATTATAGTACAAACTGTAATAAATTAACCTTTAGTTACGGAATAATTATAATTCAAACGtgaaatattcagttaaagtggaacaaattgattttaaatgtacaaaagaattaaaattaagaatataaatataaaatttcgggCAATggtatttaaaactcttttataGAGTCTGAAATAAAGTGATGAAAAAAGAGTTTATTATAAGTGtgtaaaattgctttaaaaagtGTAAAGAAATAATTGAAATCGTTTATAATACTAGAATATTTCATGGAAACGGTCTGAATTGGGTACACTGTTTCTTTTAAAtctcaaatatttgttaaatatttaaaggaaCTAATAAATGATTTGCACAAGGAAAACCAAATAATGAATTTGTTTAtgctaaacaaaatattgtattattatgcgtttgtgaagTGAAAGTGGGTCCGATAGAAAAAATAATggtaataaatatctaaattactgtattatttaataatttacataaatatgtaagaAACATAAAGCAGATCATAAGCTATGATGATAACAAAATATTCCGGACTTTGACAGTGTCTCAAAATTACTAATCTCAACATAAAGTCTTAAAAATTCACAATATGAAGCAGAATTTTAAtgtctatattttttaacattctttaaattaatttttgccattttgGCCTGCTTCAAATACACCTTAATGAGACAACTTTAGATCGACTTCATTACCTATGAGTATGTAAAATATAAGTAGTATTTGGGTTGGCAAATTACtattatagaaattacaaacgaaatgacaaatttatacatGAATATTTGCCAGTCACTAAAAAGTAACTTATCTTTTCAGTTCAAAattacgtatacttaatattaattGCAGAAAACACTCATTTATCATACGACCCGATGTCTAACAACTCATgcaaaattttagaggctttttaaaccactacacaattttgatgtattgtggttctagtagtacaaatatgatacaaattttaaattctatggatatatttttttaattttctcctttttttctaaaattgtgaatttttttaaatgtttttccacatgatttatgataactcaaaaagggttagtccgatattattgaagtaaacttagaaaatttcaaatttacataacttttaatctgtttatatatgttacgttttaatcggctcagtagtttcggagttataataacaaattgaagcaacaaatttattttttacgtgaaaatagcaaatttttgtgttttaaaaaactaatgaaaaatcgaaaacggcaggacttgttcaagtccaagtcgcaaagccacatataatagcaacaaaatgagatatcgctcATAAAAATCGttgaattattttcgaatttattctcaattaagtgaattcgctcattttcacaaaattttacttttttgttgaatatacataaaattgagtagttaatgttcttctttcgattgattgaatgttaaaaacattttccctatgccatgtacaaattttcatatatatattgctttttaatcggctcagtagtttcggagttataataacaaattgaagcgaaaaaaatatattttttacgtgaaaatagtaaatttttttgttttaaaaaaatcatgaaaaatcgaaaacggcagaaattgtttagatttattgctttatcgcaaagccacatataataggaagaaaatgagatatcgaccataaaaatccttgaattattttcgaatttattcacaattaagtgaattcgctcatttgcacaaaattttacttttttgtttgatatacgtaaaattgagtagttaatgttcttctttcgattgattgaattttgaaaacttttccCCATGATATGTTgctttttaatcggctcagtagttttggagttataaaaacaaattgaagcaaaatatatattttttacgtgaaaatagcaaatttttgtgttttaaaaaactcatgaaaaatcgaaaacggcagaaattgtttagatttattaatttatcgcaaagccacatataatagcaacaaaatgagatatcgaccataaaaatccttgaattattttcgaatttattcacaattaagtgaattcgctcattttcacaaaattttacttttttgttgaatatacataaaattgagtagttaatgttcttctttcgattgattgaatgttaaaaacattttccccatgctatgtacaagttttcacatatatattgcgtttcaataggttcagtagtttcggagttataataacaaattgaagcaaaaaatatattttttatgtaaaaatataaaatttgtttgttttaaaaaaatcatgaaaaatcgaaaacggcagaaattttttaggtttattgctttatcgcaaagcgaaatataatagcaataaaatgagatattggggataaaaatcgattgattgtttttgaatttattcacaattaagtgaattcgctcattttcacaaaatttaactttttttttgatatacataaaattgagtagttaatgttcttttttcgattgattaaattcagaaaacattttccccatgctatttacaaattttcacgtatatagtgcattttaatcggctcagtagttacggagttataataacaaattgaagcaaaaaatatattttttatgtaaaaatatagaatttttttgttttaaaaaaatcatgaaaaatcgttcagttttattactttatcgcaaagccacatgttataggaacaaaatgagatatcaatcataaaaatcattggattattttcgaatttattcaaaattaagtgaattcgctcattttcagaaaatttgtatgtgtgtactttgagtgtaaattttacatgtgttttgttattgtaacaaaaattttgcgacaaagtaataaacctgaacaagttctgacgttttcgatttttcatgagttttttaaaacacaaaactttgctatttttatgtaaaaaatatattttttgcttcaatttgttattaaaattccgaaactactgaaccgattaaaacgcaatatataaacagattgaaggttatgtaaatttgaacttttctaaatttgttttaataatatcggactaactctttttgagttatcataaattatgtggagaaacatctagtaaaatttacaattttagaaaaaaaaaattttttttaaaatttatccatagaattcaaaaattttaccatttttgtacttaggtaaccatgatacataaaatctatatagtggttagtgatgcctttttttgctgttgacctgtgtaatcttATACATTAGGGATCTGTAAGACCATTTTGACATGAGGAAAAAAATGTCCACTACCtcatatcaaaaaaaatcatattcgtGGCGCTCAAATATCAGAAAAAGTCAAACAATTATCAGCGTTGCAGTTAGTTTTATacgaaattcgaaaaatatataaaagaaacaCCCTAGTGTACATGTTTGttactattatttttgcaatcGACCCCTCTGTGCATTGCCCTCATACCGATACAATACATAACTTCGGTTGTCATTATATTTAGTTGACTCAATAAATCTGTTTCCATTCTGCGCAGTAATGGTCCACATAAAAGTATTATCATGTTGTTTAATGGCAAGTGTGGTCATTGATTTAGTATTACAATGTCAAAGTATTGATGATCCAAAAGTTTGTTTACCATTTGGCGCGTGTTTTATCGGCACATTCCTGAATGCCTATCAACCAGACGAATTTGAGGCATTTCTTGGGGTACCATATGCAATGCCACCTGATCGATTTGAAGTATGTACTATGTATTAACTTAAAAACTATATAATTAATTGTTTGTTCCAGCCATCAGTTCCATTTAAAGGCAATGGAACGTATTCGGCCAAGAAAGCTCAATTTGATTGTGCTCAAAAGAATTACTTTGTACCGAATTGGGGAGTAAGCGGATCTGAGGAttgtttgtatttgaatttgtaTAGACCAAAGGTAAGTACTTTGTTTGGTGATGTATATAACTTAAGATGcaaatacaattttctaaaaatgagcgaattcacttaattgtgaataaattcgaaaataatccattgatttttatgatcgatttCTCATATTGTTACTATTgtatgtggctttgcaataaagtaataaatctaaacaatttctgaagttttcgatttttcatgatttttttaaaacaaaaaaattgatattttcacgtaaaaaatatatttttttcttcaatttgttattataactccgaaagtactgagccgaataaaaagcaatatatatgtgaaaatttgtaaatagcatggggaaaatgttttcaaaattcaatcaatcgaaagatgaacattaactactcaattttatgtatatcaaaccaaaaagttagattttgtgaaattgggcgaattcaattaattgtgaataaattcgaaaataatccatccatttttatggccgatatatcattttgttcctactacatgtagctttgcgataaagcaataaatttacacaatttctgccgattttatttttcatgatttttaaaaaaaaaaaaaatttggatattttctcgaaaaaaaaatatttttttgttccaatttgttattataactcggaaactactaagccgatatatatgaaaatttgtacatagcatgaggaaaatgttttcgaaattcaatcaatcgtaagaagaacattaactactcaattttatgtatatccaacaaaaaagtaaaattttgtgaaaatgggtgaattcacttaattgtgaataaatttgaaaataatcaatcgatttttatgattgatatttcattttctttctattacatgtggctttgtgataaagcaataaatctgcacaatttctggcgttttcgatttttcatgatatttttaaaacaaaaaaatttggtattttcacgtaaaaaaaaaaaattttttgccccaatttcttattataactccgaaactactgagccgattggaacgaaatatatgaaaatgtgTACGTAGCATGCGGAAACTGTTTTCAGAATTTAATCAATCGAAGGAAGAATATTAACTACTCAAATTTATGTATAtccaacaaaaaagtaaaattttgtgaaaatgagcgaattcacttaattgtgaataaattcgaaaataatccatcgatttttaggaccgatatctcattttgttcctgtTACATGTagatttgcgataaagcaataaatttacacaatttctgccgatttgatttttcatgattttttaaaaacaaaaaaattggatattttctcgaaaaaaaatatttttttgttccaatttgttattataactccgaaactgctgagccgattgaaacgcaatatatatgtgaaaatttataaatagcatggtgaaaatgttttcagaattcaatcaatcgaaagaagaacattaactactcacttttatatataaccaacaaaaaagtaaaattttgtgataatgagcgaattcacttaatgtgaataaattcgaaaataatccatggatttttatgaccgatatctcataTTGTTGCTTTATATGTGACTttacgataaagtaataaacctaaaGAAGttctgacgttttcgatttctcatgatttttttaaaacaaaaaatttgatattttcacgtaaaaaaatatttctttgctccaatttgttattataactccgaaactactgagccgattgaatttttaaatagaatgggaaaaatgttttcaaaattcaatcaatcgaaagatgaacattaactactcaatttgatgtatatcaaataaaaaaccttaaattttgtgaaaatgagcgaattcacttaattgtgaataaattcgaaaataatccatcgactTTTATTTcgcgatatcttattttgttcctattacatgtggctttacgataaaacaataaatcttaacaatttcTGACGCTTTagatttttcgtgattttttgaaaacaaaaaaattagctagtttttgctccaatttgttattataactccgaaactactgagccgataaaatatatatatgaaaatgtttacatGGCATAgggaaattgtttttaacattcaatcaatcgaaagaagaacattaactacttaattttatgtatatcaaacaaaaaagtaaaattttgtgaaaatgagcgaattcacttaattgtgaataaattcgaaaataatccatccaTTGTTATGGCCGATATatcattttgttcttattacattaaatctaaacaatttctgccgtttttgatttttcatgatttttttaaaacaaaaaaatttggtattttcacgtaaaaaaaatatttttttgcccCAATTTcatattataactccgaaactactgagccgattgaaacgaaatatatgaaaatttttacgtAGCATGGGGAAACTGTTTTCAGAATTTAATCAATCGAaggaagaacattaactactcaaatttatgtatatccaacaaaaaagtaaaattttgtgaaaatgggcgaattcacttaattgtgaataaattcgaaaataatcaatggatttttatgatcgatatctcattttattgctattatattCGGATTTGCGACAAAGTagtaaatctaaacaatttctgctgttttcgatttttcatgagttttttaaaacacaaaaatttgctattttcacgtaaaaatatattttttccttcaatttgttataataaCTCCTAAACTAATAACCCAATTAAAGCTATTTATAAACCGATTAAAGATtatgtaaatctaaacttttctaagtttattttaataatatcggactaacgcTTTTTGAgttgtcataaattatgtggagaaaagtctaaaaaaaattcactattttacaaaaacatttaaaaaaaacttctccatataatttaaaatttggaccatatttgtactattgaaccacaatacatcaaaattatgtagtggtttaaaaagcttctaaaattttttcgaatttgttgccctgtgttatatATTCGAATCAGATTTTTTGGCATAAAATGAGAAACTCGAAATTTAGAGAAATTAATAGTTATTTAACTtattaaatgatttgttttgtttaattttataggGTTTAGAATATTATTTGCCCGTCCTGGTGTATATATATGGAGGTGGGTTTTTTGCTGGATCATCTAGCCCGATTTTTACCGGCCCCGAACATCTAATGGTCAATAATGACATCATACTTGTAACGTTTGGCTATCGTGTGGGTGCATTTGGTTTCCTATCAACTGGTGACGACATAGTTCCCGGAAATTTAGGCTTAAAAGATCAAGTTTTGGTCCTAAATTgggtgaaaaattatatatcttaCTTCGGTGGCTCGGTAGATCGTGTCACATTGTTTGGCCAAAGTGCTGGAGCGGTATCGGCCCATATGCACATGTTTAGCAAACTATCGCAGGATCTATTTTATGGGATTATAGCAATTAGTGGAACGGGCAATGCACCATTCGCTATCGATGATAATCCAGAGTATACGGCTAGACAAACAGCCAAATATTGTAACATAACAAATTGGGATACAATTAGCACTTTGGCATTGGTAAAAGCTCTGAAGAAAGTGCATACGTATGCATTGCTTAATGCCGGCGATGGTTTAAAATATTGGGATGTTGATAATTTGGTCAACTATAGACCGGTCGTTGAACAAGCTAGTCCTACTGCATTTTTAACCAAACATCCCGATGAGTATTTACGTACTGGCAATTATAAGCCAGTGCCCATAATGTTTGGTCGAGTACCAAATGAGGGTGGTGTTCGGGTTGTTGCTATTTTAGAATCCGAAAGATTAACACGCCAGTTTAATGAACATTTCAATGATTATATGCTAAAATTTCTGGAATGGCCatcgaaattcaatatttcaCAGAAGATTGAGAAAACGGAAAAGGTTatagataaatatttcgatggaATACCAATGCTAATTAATCGTACAAGGCAGGGATTTATGGATGTGAGTATAAATAAAGTGGGTATGTATTATTTgtaaagtaagagagctatattcagctgtgacgattattatatattattattcaccaaattatactttaaaataaaaattttaaatatttttaggtaaacaaaatttatatttttttccaaagtagtttttttaattttttataaaaagaaattttcgaattgttttgttaaaatttttttttttgaatttaaaatttttttttttttaaattttaaatttttttttggttttgtttaatatatagcaagaaaaaaaacttttgatgaaaaaaaaattcgggttaaaaaatattttttccgattttgacctattgtaggcccaacttactatggtcttatatacgtcgtagcaaaggtctttgaaatatctatcattagacaaTATTCCATAcaacttacataatttcatgaaatattcaGATATTTATGAAACATTAATTCGATGCCtctaaataattgtttaaaatttttgaatcggtctaaaaatatgtgagttaCAGGTACAGATAGTATTAtcacttttatacaaaaactccaaattttaataattcgatttttatgattaaaaatacatattaaagcttaaagttCCACCTATTCAACAAAggaaaaatcttacaaaaatcctcatccattcaatttatacagatttttgatccgcaaataaccaaaattttccactgtgCGCTGGAtgtagaatagcatgaaaacgGAACCGTTTATATCATTAAAACGGGGCAATTTTATAtagattgtcctggttttttccttatatctcagccatttgtggaccgattttctcaaaaaaccgAGCCGGAAATTCcggaattccggagatattaatgtatgaatcgtatatgtaagttatttgggggcttcggaaagttgagttcaacagacagacggatagaaagacagacggacatggcttaatcgactccgctatctataaggatccaaaatatatatactttatagggtcggacaaTTATATTATacttctcacaaaggtgaagggtataaaaatgaatagaaaatactactgtatataaataaaagtgtggtttaagttaaataatcggttgggaaattttggaattgtgatTGGCGAAGTTTAATGAAAGTTAAACATTGATCTGGGTTATAATATTCGGtatttaaaaaaccataaaaacattaatatttaatacgtATTCATAACCGGAACTTATGACTTACAAATTGTATTCTCCTACAGCTTGTTACACATCGTGCCTTTTATCATCCCCTTTACAATTCGGTTAAATACTATGTCGATAAAATCGATACAAATAAATTCCCTGTCTATTTATATCATTTCAATTATCTCGGTTCCTATACATATGCCAATGTTTATGCCGGTCATCCACCTGCGTATGAGTACGGTGTAATTCACTGTGATGATCTCATCTATTTGCTTAGAACGAGTCgtatatttcccgattttaatGCGACTTCAGTAGAAGCAGATGTCGTTAAAAAGTATGTGAATGATTTCACCTACTTTGCTCATCTGAGGTaagttatatattttgttttaaacttatattcaatatagtatatttttcaataactttgtaGAAGACCTAGATTTCATCAACCATTTACACCGTGCAGCAAGGCAACATTTTTTCCGGGCGAAGGAAAAATGTGTGATTATAATGAATTTACTAACGGTGTGAATGATTCATTGgttataaaagtaaataatgtATTTCCTACGGCCCACATGAAGTTTTGGGATGATATTTTGGAATAACATGTCAACAAATaaagattataaaaattcattaatttgatagatttagtaaaatttgtttatttacttaaaagAGAGAAGCTGAAGTAAGATAAAGAATTCATTGTCACTCGAAAAATTTAACTGTACTATATAAGTTGTAGAATTCAATTGTAGCTACAAAAACTCTGTTGACATAACTGCAATTAAGTTggttataaaagtaaaatttttttagtcgtCTGTTCAGTACAGGTGattcggccaactgttcaatacagagacttcggtcatCTGTTAAATACAGAGCCTTCGGTCGTCTGTTCAGTACAGAGGCTTCGgccgactgttcaatacagaggcttcggtcaactgttcaatacagagacttcggtcgtcTGTTTAGTACAGAGGGGCTTCGGCCGACTGCTTTGACTAACTGTTCCCCTAGTTAAGGTTTTTTCTCTTCGagatgttaagttttccctaattaattcgctataatatccataccagtgGCGGGAACCCTATACaaactaattaaaaacatattgggccatctataatgggttactatattttgataccgACTAgccgatttgagaatttttgccctaaagttgaattttacataaaaaatatgcgttttttggatggacctggtcccctcggtatcaaaaattttcaagttttgtttcatttaaaatatttgatctaaagttagcttttcaaaaagtataaattccttataaatatttttagaaattttttagataacttaaaaaggacaaaagtacttttttacaaaaaactttgGACTAAGTcataatttttgaacaattctTTTTCAATTGACATACatattgttagtccaataaaagaaaaatatagaaaatcgggaaaataatcaaaaaactgaagaaaggtgggaaaaattctgaaaatttagttttcaaatgcgaatatttcctaagctataagagataatagataattg
Proteins encoded in this region:
- the LOC135961379 gene encoding uncharacterized protein LOC135961379; its protein translation is MVYIKLLSCCLMASLIFDLALQCLSEDPKVCLPDAGCYIGKTMDGYQIDKFEAFLGIPYASPANRFEPANKYLSNETHTVKEAKPDCLQKNYLIPSKPISGNEDCLYLNLYRPISTDNKSNLTVMVYIYGGGFFAGTANPILTGPEYIMDHGDVILVTFGYRLGAFGFLSTGDEVLPGNVGLKDQVMALTWVSDNIAYFGGDRLRVTLFGQSAGAVSAHMHMLSKMSQNLFYAVIAISGTANVPFGIDETPEHTFRQTARYSNITDWDTLNTTALVKLLQDAKANTVLDAGDHLKYWDVDNMVNYRPVIEKPGNNSFLDQHPDEILQSGNYEAVPIMFGTVPNEGGVRVVAIMESDDLRERFNKNFYELMVKFLEFPAKFNTSQIDQKMDMILKEYFKGVKKLSNETKKGFMDLVTDRGFHQPLYNAFKMFVENKQTDVTPAFMYIFNYLGTYTYADLYAGHATSHEYGVVHCDDLIYLLKSPLIFPNFEKNSTEANVLKNYVDDLVYFAHSRQPKPFQPFTPCNKSSFYPAEGKICQYQEFVNGDNGTLVIKLNDEFNTRRMKFWDNIFDSINLFPFCAVMVHIKVLSCCLMASVVIDLVLQCQSIDDPKVCLPFGACFIGTFLNAYQPDEFEAFLGVPYAMPPDRFEPSVPFKGNGTYSAKKAQFDCAQKNYFVPNWGVSGSEDCLYLNLYRPKGLEYYLPVLVYIYGGGFFAGSSSPIFTGPEHLMVNNDIILVTFGYRVGAFGFLSTGDDIVPGNLGLKDQVLVLNWVKNYISYFGGSVDRVTLFGQSAGAVSAHMHMFSKLSQDLFYGIIAISGTGNAPFAIDDNPEYTARQTAKYCNITNWDTISTLALVKALKKVHTYALLNAGDGLKYWDVDNLVNYRPVVEQASPTAFLTKHPDEYLRTGNYKPVPIMFGRVPNEGGVRVVAILESERLTRQFNEHFNDYMLKFLEWPSKFNISQKIEKTEKVIDKYFDGIPMLINRTRQGFMDLVTHRAFYHPLYNSVKYYVDKIDTNKFPVYLYHFNYLGSYTYANVYAGHPPAYEYGVIHCDDLIYLLRTSRIFPDFNATSVEADVVKKYVNDFTYFAHLRRPRFHQPFTPCSKATFFPGEGKMCDYNEFTNGVNDSLVIKVNNVFPTAHMKFWDDILE